CGCCGGTGCAGTTCGACAGGACGAGGTCCGCCTTTACGCCGGCTTCGCGGATCCAGGCGATTTTCGCGGCCGTATGTTCGCCTTGGGCGCCCATGAATACCACGTGAGGTTGCGGCGCATTCTTGTAGTTGTAACGTGGAACGATTTGCATGTTTCCCGTCGCGTTCAGAGTCTTGATTGTGTCTGAAACCATGTACAGCTCAAATCCATCGCCCTGCTGCACGTCTTGAAAGACTTCCCATGGTCCGGCGAAGTCGATCACGGTCGATCCTTCGCCTACGACGACGGCGACGCGAATAGGTCCGGTCTTCGGGGGCGTCAATGGCCGGGCGGGTGCGGAAGATTCGCTCCGTGCGCTCGCTGCAAAAGGCGAGGCCGCGGCAGCCGCCAGCGCTACGGCGGTAAGGAGAGCATCGCGTCGGTTCATGAGAAAATCCTCCGAAGTCTTTAGCTCCTGAGATTATCTCACCGGACGCCGGCTTTGTATTG
This DNA window, taken from Candidatus Eremiobacteraceae bacterium, encodes the following:
- a CDS encoding DJ-1/PfpI family protein, encoding MNRRDALLTAVALAAAAASPFAASARSESSAPARPLTPPKTGPIRVAVVVGEGSTVIDFAGPWEVFQDVQQGDGFELYMVSDTIKTLNATGNMQIVPRYNYKNAPQPHVVFMGAQGEHTAAKIAWIREAGVKADLVLSNCTGAFLLAQTGLLDGLSATTHHDFYDMFEKRFPKVKLIRGPRYVEYDKIATGGGLTSGIELALRVVERYYGRSSADQTAYYMEYNRSPERPSAN